A single genomic interval of Prunus dulcis chromosome 5, ALMONDv2, whole genome shotgun sequence harbors:
- the LOC117627245 gene encoding probable trehalose-phosphate phosphatase F: MELKTNHAASVLTDPPPISKSRLGLHSSLLPYSQQGASFSSGKYINIPRKKPGKLDDVRSNGWLDAMKSSSPPRKKLIKDFNFEVASDDVDNAYCSWMLKHPSALNSFERITNFARNKKIAIFLDYDGTLSPIVDDPDRAIMSNAMRSAVRNVAKHFPTAIISGRSRDKVYDLVGLTELYYAGSHGMDIMGPVTNTDSNDHPNCVKSTDQQGKEVNLFQPAREFIPMIDEVFRTLVENTKGIKGAKVENHKFCASVHYRNVDEKNWSTIAQSVHDILKDYPRLRLTHGRKVLEVRPVIDWNKGKAVEFLLESLGLNGRDDVLPIYIGDDRTDEDAFKFLKKNKKRGYGILVSPVPKETSAFYSLKDPSEVMEFLKSLVRWKEEEEEAN, from the exons ATGGAGTTGAAGACAAATCATGCTGCTTCGGTCCTCACTGACCCTCCACCGATAAGTAAGTCAAGACTAGGCCTCCATTCTAGTTTGTTGCCATACTCACAGCAAGGAGCATCATTCTCCTCTGGCAAGTACATTAACATCCCAAGGAAAAAGCCAGGAAAGCTCGATGATGTTCGGTCCAATGGTTGGCTTGATGCCATGAAATCCTCTTCACCTCCCCGGAAGAAGCTCATTAAGGATTTCAATTTTGAGGTTGCTTCAGATGATGTTGATAATGCTTACTGCTCTTGGATG CTTAAGCATCCATCAGCACTGAATTCGTTCGAGCGGATTACAAATTTTGCAAGGAACAAGAAGATAGCAATATTTCTAGATTATGATGGGACTCTTTCCCCGATAGTTGATGACCCTGACCGTGCAATAATGTCTAATGCT ATGCGTTCTGCTGTAAGAAACGTTGCGAAGCATTTTCCAACTGCTATTATTAGTGGAAGAAGCCGCGATAAG GTATATGATTTGGTAGGACTAACAGAACTTTACTATGCTGGTAGTCATGGAATGGACATAATGGGTCCTGTCACTAATACAGACTCCAATGACCATCCAAACTGTGTGAAATCTACTGACCAACAG GGTAAGGAGGTAAACCTCTTCCAGCCTGCTAGGGAGTTTATACCTATGATCGACGAGGTTTTTAGAACCCTCGTCGAGAATACTAAAGGGATCAAAGGTGCAAAAGTTGAAAATCACAAGTTTTGCGCCTCTGTACATTACCGTAATGTAGATGAGAAA AATTGGTCTACAATTGCACAAAGTGTTCATGATATTCTCAAAGACTACCCTCGTTTACGATTAACTCATGGGCGGAAG GTTTTAGAGGTCCGCCCTGTTATTGACTGGAACAAGGGAAAAGCAGTTGAATTTCTGCTCGAATCTCTTG GGCTAAATGGTAGGGATGATGTGCTCCCAATTTACATTGGTGATGATAGGACCGATGAAGATGCATTCAAG TTCttgaagaagaataagaagcGTGGTTATGGAATTCTGGTGTCGCCGGTTCCAAAAGAAACCAGTGCCTTCTACTCTCTCAAGGACCCATCAGAG GTCATGGAATTTCTCAAGTCCTTGGTGAGatggaaggaggaggaggaagaagccaaTTAA